CCCTGGTAGTTTCACCCTGCCATGCGCCATTGGACCTTTGACATTTGAGAGATGTCTATgtgatttgggagcaagtgtcagcctcatgccactatccattgccaagaagcttgggtttacacaatataaaaagtgCAAGATCTCTTTGGTGCTAGCTGATCGATCTGTCAAGCTCCCCATTGGCATCCTAGAAGATCTTCCTGTCAAGATAGGAAATTGTGAAGTGCCTACTGACTTTGTAGTGCTTGAGATGGATGAAGAGCCTAGAGATCCTTTGATCTTTGGAAGACCTTTCTTGGCAACTGCTGGAGCAATGGTGAATGTGAGAGATGGCACAATTGATCTCCACCTTGAAAAAGATCACACTCTCCATTTTGAtatcaaggagatgatgaagaagcccaCAACTCAAAGAGAAATATTCTACATTGATGAGATGGATGTCTTGGCTGATGATTTCCTTGAGGAGTTAGCGATTGAGGACTCTCTTCAACATGCCCTGACCATTGAAAGAGAGACCCAAATGATTGAAAACAAGGAGAGTGATGAGCTAGTAAGAAGGCTAGATGTTCACCTTGAGGAGGATGGAGAAGATGAGTTCATGGAGTTGCCACAAGTGACTCAACATGCTGCCTCAGCAGACATTCAAGAGAACCTCCATGAAGCTGATTGGAGTGAGCTCAAggcaccaaaagtggagcttaaacctcttcccgatggtgtaaggtatgctttccttggacctaatgagacatatcctgtcattgtgagtagtgagctgactgagaatgaattgtctatgcttttaaatgaacttaaaaagtatagaaaagcactaggatactcacttgatgacattaaaggaatctcaccatctttgtgcatgcataggatacatctagaggatgaatctaaaacttcaattgaacaccaaagaagattaaatcctaatttgaaagatgttgttaaaaaagagataatcaaattgttagatgcTGGTGTGATCTATCCTATCTCTGATAGCAATTGGGTTTCACCTGTGCATGTAGTTCCTAAAAAGGGTGGCATAACAGTTGTTAAGAACGAAAATGATGAgttaataccaacaagaacaataactggacataggatgtgcattgactatcgaaaactgaatgcagcctctagaaaggatcatttccctTTACCATTCATTGATCAGATGTTAGAGAGGCTAGCTAACCATCCCTattattgtttccttgatggatactctggatttttccaaatccctatacacccaaatgaccaagagaaaacgacattcacttgtccttatggtacctttgcatatcgaaggatgccatttggactgtgcaatgcaccagcaacattccaaagagcaatgatgtcgattttctctgatcttattgaggatgtaatggaggtgtttatggatgatttttctgtatacggttcttcgtttgctacttgtttgtcaaatctttgcagggtattacagagatgtgaggacactaacctggtgctcaattgggagaagtgtcacttcatggtcaaggaagggattgttCTTGGACACAAAGTTTCTGAGAAAGGAATTGAAGTGGACAAAGCCAAGATAGATGTCATGGTTGGTCTAGCTCCACCAAGAACAGTGAAGGATATAAGAAGCTTCCTTGGCCATGCTGGTTTCTACAGAAGGTTCATCAAAGACTTCTCCAaaatagctagaccattgaccaAGCTGCTGTGCAAGGAGATCATCTTCAACTTTGATGAAGAATGCCTAGAAGCCTTTAAGAAGCTGAAGGAGGAGCTCACCAGTGCCCCAATAGTTCAACCACCAGATTGGAGTCTACCCTTCGAAATCATGTGCGACGccagtgactatgctgtgggggCAGTCTTGGGGCaaaagaaggacaagaagacacatgtgatctactatgctaGTAGAACACTTGATGATGCCCAAATGAAGTATGCCACAACTGAGAAGGAGCTGTTGGCAATTGTCTATGCCTTCGAGAAGTTCAGGAGCTACCTGGTAGGGTCTAAGGTCATTGTAtacactgatcatgctgcaCTACGACATCTACTAGCCAAGAAGGATGCCAAGCCAAGGCTGCTCAGATGGATATTAATACTACAAGAGTTTGATCTCGAAATCAAGGACAAGCCAGGAGtggagaatggtgtagctgatcacctTTCAAGATTAAGAGTGGAGTGTGGGATTCCTATTGATGAGGGACTCCCTGAAGAGCAGATTATGGCTATAGAAGCAATGGTCACAGCTTGTGAGACTGGAAGGAAGATTGAAGAAATGAAGGCAATTGATGAAACAGGCCCATGGTATGCTGATCTAGTGAACTACTTGGCATGTGGAAGGGAACCATTGAATCTGACAGGCTATGCAAGGAAGAAGTTCTtcaaggatgtgaagagatactactgggaCGAGCCTTACCTCTACACTCTTTGCAAAGATCAAATCTATAGAAGAGTAGTAGCTCAAGAGGAGGTGGAAGGAATCCTCACACACTGccatggatcagcctatggagGTCACTTTGCCACCTTCAAGACTGTCTCCAAGGTGCTACAAGCAGGATTTTGGTGGCCCCATATGTTCAAAGACACACAAGAGTTTGTGTCAAGGTGTGACCCATGCCAAAGGAGAGGGAACATCACcaagagaaatgagatgcctcaaaatccTATCTTGGAAGTggaagtgtttgatgtgtggggcattgacttcatgggaccattcccatcTTCCTATGGTAATGAATACATTCTTGTTGCTGTggattatgtctccaaatgggtggaagctataGCCAGCCCAACCAATGATGCTAAGGTTGTcctcaagatgttcaagagcattatcttcccaaggtttggagtcccaagagttgtgatcagtgatggaggcacccacttcatcaacaaacttTTTGAGAACCTTCTTAAGAAGAATGGTGTCaagcacaaggtggcaactgcttatcatccccaaacaagtggccaagttgagatttccAACAGGGAGATAAAGTCCATTTTGGAGAAGACTGTGGGGAcaacaaggaaggattggtctacaaagcttgatgatgcactttgggccTATAGGACTGCTTTCAAGACACCCTTGGGAACCACTCCCTTCAATCTTGTCtatgggaaagcttgccatctgccagtggagcttgagtacaaggcattaTGGGCTGTTAAgatgctgaactttgacatcaagagtgccaaagaGAAAAGACTTTTCCAACtccatgagcttgatgagattcgacttgatgcttttgagaactcaaggattTACAAAGAAAAGACCAAGGCATTCCATGACAAGAAGATCCTGAAGAGGGAGTTCAACATTGGAGATCAAGTGTTGCTCTTCAACTCTCGATTGAAGTTGTTCCCTGGAAAACTTAAGTCAAGATGGTCCGGCCCTTTCAAGATCAAAGAAGTGaggccatatggagcaattGTGCTTTGGAACAAGACCGGTGGGGACTTTACAGTGAATGGCCAAAGAGTCAAGCTGTACATGGCGGCCACACCTGAGAAGGAAGGAACCTCGGTTCCACTTACCGATCCCAAACCAGCCTAAACCAAAAAGGGgtagtcaagctagagacttaaaacaagctcacttgggaggaagtcccacaTCTATCCCTATATATATTACTGTTTAACTTGTgtggtttttcttttgtgtgtttgataagtgtgtttaaaattttcaggtgattctccacttaatcaaagaagaaagatggccATCCAGCAAACCTACAAGTGTTAAAATTATTCAACTCCATCTAGCAACTCCAAGCTAAGTGTCTCTACAACCATTggaaata
The window above is part of the Brassica napus cultivar Da-Ae chromosome C3, Da-Ae, whole genome shotgun sequence genome. Proteins encoded here:
- the LOC125584304 gene encoding uncharacterized protein LOC125584304; its protein translation is MNLRSKGSTNLAPRVDNIKALERELGRQRREREKQAHLHRLGLEMERNPNQPEGVYEVDDHRQNVQGVPPGAAQEEHGQGAANLRPQNQQRLGRSIGTYDQPNINGNRLGIRAPPVANNNFEIKSSLINMIENNKYHGLALEDPLDHLDRFDKYCGLSKTNGVSEDAFKLRLFPFSLGDKAHTWEKNISSDTITTWDECKKAFLNKFFSATRTANLRNQISGFQQRGLEGFLDAWERFRSYLSQCPHHGFNNESLLSTFYRGVLPKFKSQLDTASNGNFLGRTVEDALELLENMTQSDSVYNDEYDRRDRGGGGEDMTTKRELKALQDKIDMLLSEKTKKEELHMVAEVDRVECQEDMYYVNAQGTWYKKEPDYQYQNNYQQKPFYNNQQKPFNNYQPRPFYNNQPKPFYNNNQGGYQPKQNFPPGFSPKPSQPAQDQAGSSTQPPQESSTEAMLKQLLEGQARSEKQLGYELKNLHNKIDGNYHDLNNKFKALENQFVSMTASSSRQQGSLPGKPEQNPKETIKAITLRSGRELPPKVLIKDNEKQGGEVVINVDDDVVIVDEKTNEEILEKIVEAKGKRKIGEEKVENKNEAATSTKEKLFTPPPYEPKLPFPGRFKKQLLEKYKALFDKQMSEVHLTMPIIDAFMLVPQYSKFLKDAVEQKKKEMEGMVILTHECSAIIQRLTVPRKLEDPGSFTLPCAIGPLTFERCLCDLGASVSLMPLSIAKKLGFTQYKKCKISLVLADRSVKLPIGILEDLPVKIGNCEVPTDFVVLEMDEEPRDPLIFGRPFLATAGAMVNVRDGTIDLHLEKDHTLHFDIKEMMKKPTTQREIFYIDEMDVLADDFLEELAIEDSLQHALTIERETQMIENKESDELVRRLDVHLEEDGEDEFMELPQVTQHAASADIQENLHEADWSELKAPKVELKPLPDGVRYAFLGPNETYPVIVSSELTENELSMLLNELKKYRKALGYSLDDIKGISPSLCMHRIHLEDESKTSIEHQRRLNPNLKDVVKKEIIKLLDAGVIYPISDSNWVSPVHVVPKKGGITVVKNENDELIPTRTITGHRMCIDYRKLNAASRKDHFPLPFIDQMLERLANHPYYCFLDGYSGFFQIPIHPNDQEKTTFTCPYGTFAYRRMPFGLCNAPATFQRAMMSIFSDLIEDVMEVFMDDFSVYGSSFATCLSNLCRVLQRCEDTNLVLNWEKCHFMVKEGIVLGHKVSEKGIEVDKAKIDVMVGLAPPRTVKDIRSFLGHAGFYRRFIKDFSKIARPLTKLLCKEIIFNFDEECLEAFKKLKEELTSAPIVQPPDWSLPFEIMCDASDYAVGAVLGQKKDKKTHVIYYASRTLDDAQMKYATTEKELLAIVYAFEKFRSYLVGSKVIVYTDHAALRHLLAKKDAKPRLLRWILILQEFDLEIKDKPGVENGVADHLSRLRVECGIPIDEGLPEEQIMAIEAMVTACETGRKIEEMKAIDETGPWYADLVNYLACGREPLNLTGYARKKFFKDVKRYYWDEPYLYTLCKDQIYRRVVAQEEVEGILTHCHGSAYGGHFATFKTVSKVLQAGFWWPHMFKDTQEFVSRCDPCQRRGNITKRNEMPQNPILEVEVFDVWGIDFMGPFPSSYGNEYILVAVDYVSKWVEAIASPTNDAKVVLKMFKSIIFPRFGVPRVVISDGGTHFINKLFENLLKKNGVKHKVATAYHPQTSGQVEISNREIKSILEKTVGTTRKDWSTKLDDALWAYRTAFKTPLGTTPFNLVYGKACHLPVELEYKALWAVKMLNFDIKSAKEKRLFQLHELDEIRLDAFENSRIYKEKTKAFHDKKILKREFNIGDQVLLFNSRLKLFPGKLKSRWSGPFKIKEVRPYGAIVLWNKTGGDFTVNGQRVKLYMAATPEKEGTSVPLTDPKPA